The Halosimplex litoreum genome has a window encoding:
- a CDS encoding asparagine synthase C-terminal domain-containing protein, with amino-acid sequence MSDARASDADGDRLRGAASDRVRRALADGDPLPGTAGFAGSVDDRIVRDVLGRQPVFTEADDPSTWSFDPAALSDPSPVPAGHARGQEGDERVWSLPNPAPATDERAAVRAVRSAVRGAVDDTATEGLAVAFSGGVDSAALAARLDAPLYVAGFPESHDVEAARTAAAKLDRNLRVVEVTHGDIERAVPDVAAATGRTNAMDVSIALSLYLVAERAAADGYDRLAVGQGADELFGGYAKVARAPADDRVAADTVRGARREVVGTLPDQLERDVLALRSAGVEPVAPLLDDRVVAAALDLPGDLLVTDRGERKCALRLAVREWVPDPVAFREKKAVQYGSLVSRELDRLARQAGFKRRMDDHVGRYVDSLCRSPEGDGA; translated from the coding sequence GTGAGCGACGCCCGCGCGTCGGACGCCGACGGCGACCGCCTCCGCGGCGCTGCATCCGACCGCGTCCGTCGGGCGCTCGCAGACGGCGACCCACTTCCAGGGACCGCCGGGTTCGCCGGGAGCGTCGACGACCGGATCGTCCGCGACGTCCTCGGGCGCCAGCCCGTCTTCACCGAGGCGGACGACCCGTCGACGTGGAGTTTCGACCCCGCGGCCCTCTCGGATCCCAGCCCCGTCCCAGCCGGTCACGCCCGCGGCCAAGAGGGAGACGAACGGGTCTGGTCGCTGCCGAACCCGGCCCCCGCGACCGACGAGCGGGCGGCCGTGCGAGCGGTGCGGTCGGCGGTCCGCGGGGCGGTCGACGACACCGCGACCGAGGGGCTGGCGGTCGCGTTCTCCGGCGGCGTCGACTCGGCGGCGCTGGCCGCGCGGCTCGACGCACCGCTGTACGTCGCCGGCTTCCCCGAGAGTCACGACGTGGAAGCCGCCCGGACCGCCGCCGCGAAACTCGACCGCAACCTCCGGGTCGTCGAGGTGACTCACGGCGACATCGAGCGAGCGGTCCCCGACGTCGCGGCGGCGACGGGTCGGACCAACGCGATGGACGTGAGCATCGCCCTCTCCCTCTATCTCGTCGCCGAGCGAGCGGCGGCCGACGGCTACGACCGGCTCGCCGTCGGGCAGGGGGCCGACGAACTGTTCGGCGGCTACGCGAAGGTCGCTCGGGCGCCCGCGGACGACCGCGTCGCGGCCGACACCGTCCGCGGCGCCCGTCGAGAGGTCGTCGGGACGCTCCCGGACCAGCTGGAGCGGGACGTGCTGGCGCTCCGGAGCGCGGGTGTCGAGCCCGTCGCGCCGCTGCTCGACGACCGCGTGGTCGCCGCCGCGCTCGACCTGCCCGGGGACCTCCTCGTGACCGACCGCGGCGAGCGCAAGTGTGCGCTGCGGCTCGCCGTCCGCGAGTGGGTCCCCGACCCGGTGGCCTTCCGCGAGAAGAAGGCCGTCCAGTACGGCAGCCTCGTCTCGCGGGAACTCGACCGGCTGGCTCGGCAAGCGGGGTTCAAACGGCGCATGGACGACCACGTGGGGCGGTACGTCGACTCGCTGTGTCGATCGCCGGAGGGAGACGGCGCGTGA
- the gatC gene encoding Asp-tRNA(Asn)/Glu-tRNA(Gln) amidotransferase subunit GatC produces MSEEENAVEPEEVRHVAELARIDLDDEEVDRFTDKFADILEYFETLDEVPEVDAEEELANVMRPDEVHDGLSQEEALDNAPESEDGYFKGPNVS; encoded by the coding sequence ATGAGCGAGGAGGAGAACGCGGTCGAACCCGAGGAGGTGCGCCACGTCGCGGAGCTGGCGCGCATCGACCTCGACGACGAGGAGGTCGACCGCTTCACCGACAAGTTCGCCGACATCCTGGAGTACTTCGAGACGCTCGACGAGGTGCCCGAGGTCGACGCCGAGGAGGAGTTGGCCAACGTCATGCGCCCAGACGAGGTGCACGACGGGCTCTCCCAGGAGGAAGCGCTCGACAACGCCCCGGAGTCCGAGGACGGCTACTTCAAGGGCCCGAACGTCTCGTGA
- a CDS encoding transcription initiation factor IIB translates to MTDTTIRRHTSEREEARERDEGESEALVCPECGGNLASDAEHGETVCEECGLVVEEDEIDPGPEWRAFDASEKDEKSRVGAPTTNMMHDKGLSTNIGWQDKDAYGNSLSSRQREKMQRLRTWNERFRTRDSKERNLKQALGEIDRMASALGLPENVRETASVIYRRALDEDLLPGRSIEGVATSALYAAARQAGTPRSLDEIAAVSRVDKDEIARTYRYVVRELSLEIQPADPESYVPRFVSDLDLPDEVERRARQLLNTAKEQGVHSGKSPVGLAAAAVYAASLLANEKVTQSEVSEVANISEVTIRNRYHELLEAEEEFTAP, encoded by the coding sequence ATGACCGACACCACTATCAGACGCCACACGAGCGAACGCGAAGAGGCCCGCGAGCGAGACGAGGGGGAGTCCGAAGCGCTCGTCTGTCCGGAATGTGGGGGGAACCTCGCGTCGGACGCGGAGCACGGCGAGACGGTCTGCGAGGAGTGCGGGTTGGTCGTCGAGGAAGACGAGATCGACCCCGGTCCGGAGTGGCGCGCCTTCGACGCGAGCGAGAAAGACGAGAAGTCTCGCGTCGGCGCGCCGACGACGAACATGATGCACGACAAGGGCCTCTCCACGAACATCGGCTGGCAGGACAAGGACGCCTACGGCAACTCCCTGTCCTCGCGCCAGCGAGAGAAGATGCAGCGACTGCGTACCTGGAACGAGCGGTTTCGCACACGCGACTCCAAGGAGCGCAACCTCAAGCAGGCGCTGGGCGAGATCGACCGCATGGCCAGCGCGCTGGGCCTGCCCGAGAACGTCCGCGAGACCGCCTCCGTGATCTACCGCCGCGCGCTCGACGAGGACCTGCTGCCCGGTCGCTCGATCGAGGGCGTAGCCACGTCGGCGCTGTACGCCGCCGCCCGCCAGGCCGGCACGCCGCGCAGCCTCGACGAGATCGCCGCGGTCTCCCGCGTCGACAAGGACGAGATCGCCCGCACCTACCGCTACGTCGTCCGCGAGCTGTCCCTGGAGATCCAGCCCGCCGACCCCGAGAGCTACGTGCCCCGGTTCGTCTCCGACCTCGACCTGCCCGACGAGGTCGAGCGCCGGGCGCGCCAGCTCCTGAACACGGCCAAAGAGCAGGGCGTCCACTCCGGGAAGTCCCCGGTCGGCCTGGCCGCCGCGGCCGTCTACGCCGCCTCGCTGCTCGCCAACGAGAAGGTCACACAGAGCGAGGTCAGCGAGGTCGCCAACATCTCCGAGGTGACCATCCGCAACCGCTACCACGAGCTCCTCGAAGCCGAAGAGGAGTTCACCGCGCCCTGA
- a CDS encoding NUDIX hydrolase, with translation METTRHYTTTVYVVSDGAVALHEHDGLGKWLPPGGHVDRDELPHEAGLREVREETGLDADLVAERDDVGSATVDALPKPQHFQLADVNVHDDFVGHQHVDLVYYARADTREIDPADGEQPADAWRWFSADDLEATDALDPDVAEIGKRAIETVRE, from the coding sequence ATGGAGACGACCCGACACTACACGACGACCGTCTACGTCGTCAGCGACGGCGCCGTCGCGCTCCACGAACACGACGGGCTCGGCAAGTGGCTCCCGCCCGGGGGCCACGTCGACCGCGACGAACTCCCCCACGAGGCGGGCCTCCGGGAGGTCCGCGAGGAGACCGGTCTCGACGCCGACCTCGTCGCCGAGCGCGACGACGTCGGCTCGGCGACCGTCGACGCGCTCCCCAAGCCACAGCACTTCCAGCTGGCCGACGTGAACGTCCACGACGACTTCGTCGGCCACCAGCACGTCGATCTGGTCTACTACGCCCGCGCCGACACCCGCGAGATCGACCCCGCCGACGGCGAACAGCCCGCCGACGCCTGGCGCTGGTTCTCGGCCGACGACCTCGAAGCGACCGACGCGCTCGACCCGGACGTCGCCGAGATCGGGAAACGGGCGATCGAGACGGTCCGGGAGTAG
- the gatA gene encoding Asp-tRNA(Asn)/Glu-tRNA(Gln) amidotransferase subunit GatA has product MSTEYNGYITTERIDGANDGPLAGTTVAVKDNISTEGVRTTCGSAMLDDYVPPFDATVVERIKDAGATIPGKTNMDEFGMGTTTETSAFGPTENPVAEGHVPGGSSGGSAAVVAAGDADMALGTDTGGSVRAPAAFCGVVGIKPTYGLVSRYGIVAYANSLEQVGPIAPTVEEAAQLLEVVAGPDERDATTRDATEEVGEGAYDYTAAADGDVDGLDIGVPTELLDGADERVTEVFWDAVDELESRGASYHEVDLECLRYAVEAYYVTAMSEASSNLARFDGVRYGQSGGYDGNWNETFARAREEGFGEEVKSRILLGTYALSAGYHDKYYKKAQDARAWIKRDINDALEDADVLASPTMPVPPMEMGESLSDPLTMYLADANTTPVNLANLPAVSVPAGETDEGLPVGLQLVGPAFGEKEIIRAGSALA; this is encoded by the coding sequence ATGAGCACGGAGTACAACGGCTACATCACGACGGAGCGAATCGACGGCGCGAACGACGGTCCCCTCGCCGGGACGACCGTCGCCGTCAAGGACAACATCTCGACCGAGGGCGTCCGCACGACCTGCGGGTCGGCGATGCTCGACGATTACGTCCCACCGTTCGACGCGACGGTCGTCGAGCGGATCAAAGATGCGGGCGCGACCATCCCCGGCAAGACCAACATGGACGAGTTCGGGATGGGCACGACCACCGAGACTTCGGCCTTCGGCCCCACCGAGAATCCCGTCGCCGAGGGCCACGTCCCCGGCGGCTCCTCCGGCGGGTCGGCCGCGGTCGTCGCCGCCGGGGACGCCGACATGGCGCTGGGAACGGACACCGGCGGCTCGGTCCGCGCGCCCGCCGCCTTCTGTGGCGTCGTCGGCATCAAGCCCACCTACGGCCTGGTTTCGCGGTACGGCATCGTCGCCTACGCCAACTCCCTGGAGCAGGTCGGACCGATCGCGCCCACGGTCGAGGAGGCGGCGCAACTGCTGGAAGTCGTCGCCGGCCCCGACGAGCGCGACGCCACCACGCGCGACGCCACCGAGGAGGTCGGCGAGGGTGCCTACGACTACACAGCCGCCGCGGACGGCGACGTGGACGGCCTCGACATCGGCGTTCCCACCGAACTCCTCGACGGCGCCGACGAGCGCGTCACCGAGGTGTTCTGGGACGCCGTCGACGAGCTGGAGTCGCGGGGCGCCAGCTACCACGAGGTCGACCTGGAGTGTCTGCGGTACGCGGTGGAGGCGTACTACGTGACCGCCATGAGCGAGGCCTCCTCGAACCTCGCGCGCTTCGACGGCGTCCGGTACGGACAGTCGGGCGGCTACGACGGCAACTGGAACGAGACCTTCGCCCGGGCCCGCGAGGAGGGCTTCGGCGAGGAGGTCAAGTCCCGTATCCTGCTCGGTACCTACGCCCTCTCGGCTGGCTACCACGACAAGTACTACAAGAAGGCCCAGGACGCCCGCGCCTGGATCAAACGGGACATCAACGACGCGCTGGAGGACGCCGACGTGCTCGCCTCGCCGACGATGCCCGTCCCGCCGATGGAGATGGGCGAGAGCCTCTCGGACCCGCTGACGATGTACCTCGCCGACGCCAACACGACGCCGGTCAACCTGGCGAACCTGCCGGCCGTCTCCGTGCCCGCCGGCGAGACGGACGAGGGACTGCCCGTCGGGCTGCAGCTCGTCGGACCGGCCTTCGGGGAGAAGGAGATCATCCGCGCGGGCAGCGCGCTGGCCTGA
- a CDS encoding FAD-binding domain-containing protein, with translation MTRSILVWHRDDLRTVDNAALAAAAADGEPAPLFVFDPRYYGDRSLACDARLRFLHECLDDLDRQYRDRGSTLALRQGDPREVLRSLLDAGVVDEIYCNRSTTARYGREVGETIRSWDAVRTFSDDGIRRTDERHRDGTVAVDTREGRGDGGENAVPWQDHCEAYFEREPAERPEGLPDNPVDSTTSVEAVEERYDVAPEKTDVPRGGTMAGNERLSAFCDRISDYPRVVSPPAAAAERSSRLSPYLAFGALSVRQVYRAVEAAPDCRGKSMYRSRLFWNRHYTQKLADWPGWADRAVNPVMRGLFRDEHDLELVAAWKEGRTGFPMVDAAMQALVETGYLNFRMRAMVASVFHYVLREWWRRGADFMYRQLIDADPAINYTQWQSQCNLTGVHPVRIYDPAKQVREYDPDGEFVREYVPELAPLPDEHLAKPEKAPLAVQAEAGVRIGEDYPRPVVDFERRAAETRAQYADLADRAEEALSDARVRRRGSFSNRRREEGGADEGDSDEATGGEQSSLDDF, from the coding sequence GTGACGCGGTCGATTCTCGTCTGGCACCGCGACGACCTGCGGACCGTCGACAACGCGGCGCTCGCCGCCGCCGCAGCGGACGGCGAGCCCGCGCCGCTGTTCGTCTTCGATCCGCGGTACTACGGCGATCGGTCGCTGGCCTGCGACGCGCGACTGCGCTTTCTCCACGAGTGTCTCGACGACCTCGACCGCCAGTACCGCGACCGCGGGTCGACACTCGCGCTCCGGCAAGGAGATCCACGCGAGGTACTGCGGTCGCTGCTGGACGCGGGCGTCGTCGACGAGATCTACTGCAACCGGTCGACGACGGCTCGGTACGGCCGCGAGGTCGGGGAGACGATCCGCTCGTGGGACGCGGTCCGGACGTTCTCTGACGACGGGATCCGGCGGACGGACGAGCGCCACCGCGACGGCACGGTCGCGGTCGACACCCGCGAGGGACGGGGCGACGGGGGCGAGAACGCCGTTCCGTGGCAGGACCACTGCGAGGCGTACTTCGAGCGCGAGCCGGCCGAGCGGCCCGAGGGTCTCCCGGACAACCCGGTCGATTCGACGACGAGCGTCGAGGCGGTCGAGGAGCGCTACGACGTGGCGCCGGAGAAGACGGACGTGCCTCGCGGCGGGACGATGGCGGGGAACGAGCGCCTCTCGGCCTTCTGTGACCGGATCAGCGATTATCCGAGGGTCGTCTCGCCGCCGGCGGCCGCCGCCGAGCGCTCCTCGCGGCTGTCCCCGTATCTGGCCTTCGGCGCGCTGTCGGTTCGGCAGGTGTACCGGGCCGTCGAGGCCGCACCGGACTGCCGCGGGAAATCGATGTACCGTTCGCGGCTGTTCTGGAACCGCCACTACACCCAGAAACTCGCCGACTGGCCGGGCTGGGCCGACCGCGCGGTCAACCCGGTGATGCGCGGCTTGTTCCGCGACGAACACGACCTCGAACTCGTCGCAGCCTGGAAGGAGGGGCGCACGGGCTTCCCGATGGTCGACGCGGCGATGCAGGCGCTGGTCGAGACCGGATACCTGAACTTCCGCATGCGGGCGATGGTCGCCTCCGTCTTCCACTACGTCCTCCGCGAGTGGTGGCGCCGGGGCGCCGACTTCATGTATCGACAGCTGATCGACGCCGACCCGGCGATCAACTACACGCAGTGGCAGTCCCAGTGCAACCTCACCGGCGTCCACCCGGTGCGGATCTACGACCCCGCCAAGCAGGTCCGCGAGTACGACCCCGACGGCGAGTTCGTCCGCGAGTACGTCCCCGAGTTGGCGCCGCTGCCGGACGAACACCTGGCGAAGCCCGAGAAAGCGCCGCTGGCGGTCCAGGCGGAGGCCGGCGTCCGGATCGGCGAGGACTACCCCCGCCCGGTCGTCGACTTCGAGCGACGCGCGGCCGAGACGCGGGCGCAGTACGCCGACTTGGCCGACCGAGCCGAGGAAGCGCTGTCGGACGCGCGCGTCCGGCGGCGCGGGTCGTTCTCCAACCGGCGACGCGAGGAGGGAGGGGCCGACGAGGGCGACAGCGACGAGGCGACGGGCGGGGAGCAGTCGTCGCTGGACGATTTCTGA
- a CDS encoding winged helix-turn-helix domain-containing protein, whose amino-acid sequence MSDGEDRATDPGEVFAAVANETRFDILRALWHLTRASEGEAASFAEIRSEAGVRDSGQFNYHLQELMPRFVAEADDGGYVVTYAGARLVGAVVSGVYTDDGTSVEPRPVGECPNCGGTVEAGYETEQMRIECVDCEVTVTDMPAPPVVAAGHDPQDLPSVYSQYLYTETERMNRGFCPSCSGRIDTTIREPDGDGSGLEAYLDVVHECRECGARSHSALGATVIDHPAVVSLYHDAGIDVRETPIWELGELFDTPGEILGEDPLRVETTVEVDGEAVDLLLDGSSNVIESERRPVEAEDD is encoded by the coding sequence ATGAGCGACGGCGAAGACCGGGCGACCGACCCGGGCGAGGTGTTCGCGGCGGTCGCCAACGAGACCCGCTTCGACATCTTGCGGGCGCTGTGGCACCTGACGAGGGCCTCGGAGGGCGAAGCGGCGTCGTTCGCGGAGATCCGCTCGGAGGCGGGCGTGCGTGACTCCGGACAGTTCAACTACCACTTGCAGGAGCTGATGCCCCGGTTCGTCGCCGAGGCCGACGACGGGGGGTACGTCGTCACGTACGCCGGAGCGCGACTCGTCGGCGCCGTGGTCTCGGGCGTCTACACCGACGACGGGACGAGCGTCGAGCCGCGTCCGGTCGGCGAGTGCCCGAACTGCGGCGGAACCGTCGAGGCGGGCTACGAAACCGAGCAGATGCGCATCGAGTGCGTCGATTGCGAGGTGACGGTCACGGACATGCCCGCCCCGCCGGTGGTCGCCGCGGGCCACGACCCGCAGGATCTCCCCTCGGTCTACAGCCAGTACCTCTACACGGAGACCGAACGGATGAACCGCGGCTTCTGTCCCTCCTGTAGCGGGCGGATCGACACCACCATCCGCGAACCTGACGGGGACGGCTCGGGGCTCGAAGCGTACCTCGACGTGGTCCACGAGTGTCGCGAGTGCGGCGCCCGCTCGCACTCGGCGCTGGGCGCGACGGTCATCGACCATCCCGCTGTCGTCTCCCTGTACCACGACGCCGGCATCGACGTGCGGGAGACGCCGATCTGGGAGCTGGGCGAACTGTTCGACACCCCCGGCGAGATCCTCGGCGAGGACCCGCTCAGAGTCGAGACGACGGTCGAAGTCGACGGCGAGGCGGTCGACCTCCTGCTCGACGGGTCCTCGAACGTGATCGAGTCCGAGCGCCGTCCGGTCGAGGCGGAGGACGACTGA
- a CDS encoding DUF7351 domain-containing protein gives MSDGDGGSTDPSEAFGLVANETRFSILRALWDRSEWGDRAESFAAIRSEAGVRDSGQFNYHLDKLTPEFVREVEEGYRLTEAGRRVVGAAVSGVYTDPDVTVGPEPAGECPGCGGGLELRYEDGYVRVECGDCDAMLFDMSTPPVVAAERDDEAVGDALVRHATAAFQRMNRGFCIYCDGPLDPVVEPPDDADDASDLRAELSCRACGRTFGWSVVAGLLDHPAVVAMLYEAGIDAREFPVWGVYTRLDREVAVASEDPIRIEASIGVGDYRMDLVVDGDLTVVDHERAR, from the coding sequence ATGAGCGACGGCGACGGCGGATCGACCGACCCGAGCGAAGCGTTCGGGCTGGTCGCGAACGAGACTCGTTTCTCGATCCTGCGGGCGCTGTGGGACCGCTCGGAGTGGGGCGACAGGGCGGAGTCGTTCGCGGCGATCCGTTCGGAAGCAGGCGTGCGCGACTCCGGACAGTTCAACTACCACCTCGACAAGCTCACCCCGGAGTTCGTCCGAGAGGTCGAGGAGGGGTACCGACTGACCGAGGCCGGCCGGCGGGTCGTCGGCGCGGCGGTCTCCGGCGTCTACACCGACCCCGACGTGACCGTCGGACCCGAGCCCGCCGGGGAGTGCCCCGGTTGCGGCGGCGGCCTCGAACTCCGCTACGAGGACGGGTACGTCCGCGTCGAGTGCGGCGACTGCGACGCGATGCTGTTCGACATGTCGACGCCGCCGGTGGTTGCCGCCGAGCGCGACGACGAGGCGGTCGGCGACGCGCTGGTCCGCCACGCGACCGCCGCGTTCCAGCGGATGAACCGCGGCTTCTGTATCTACTGCGACGGGCCGCTCGACCCGGTCGTCGAACCCCCGGACGACGCCGACGACGCGTCGGACCTCCGCGCCGAACTGTCCTGCCGAGCCTGCGGGCGGACCTTCGGCTGGAGCGTGGTCGCGGGGCTGCTCGACCATCCCGCCGTCGTCGCCATGCTCTACGAGGCGGGCATCGACGCCCGGGAGTTCCCCGTCTGGGGCGTCTACACCCGTCTCGACCGGGAAGTCGCCGTCGCGAGCGAGGACCCGATCCGGATCGAGGCGTCCATCGGCGTCGGAGACTACCGGATGGACCTTGTCGTAGACGGGGACCTGACGGTCGTCGACCACGAGCGAGCGCGGTGA